From the genome of Seriola aureovittata isolate HTS-2021-v1 ecotype China chromosome 18, ASM2101889v1, whole genome shotgun sequence:
acacacacacacacacacacacacacacacacacacacacccaccctcctccacctccacccccccacagGGAAACAGTTCAGGTGGAGACAAACATCCAACAACAGCCTAAtttcaaacacactgattagaaataataataataattttaaaacatctaaaatgaGATGTTGCGTTCAGGCGTCCTGGGAACTCTGAGACTCTGAACTGAACTTAGTTTCTTCAGCTGGATGCTTCAGGACTTTTATTGTTGTGATGAGAATTTCTTCTTCACCCTATTTAAAAacttgatattattattattattattattattatcctcattattatcattattattattattatattattatcatcattattatttttaatatcatcagtattatttttaatatcatcattattatttttaatatcatcattattatcaccatcatcatcattattactattattattattgttattattatcatcctcattattattattattatcatcattattatttttaatatcatcattattatcatcatcatcatcatcattattattactatctcCTGTGATCTGCAGCACGTTCACCTCTGTCACAGTCACGTTATAAATAACCTGAACACGAGCTGTTTCCTCACGTGAAATCACTCACATTCAAATGAGTCAAAtgtagatttaaataaaataaagtgtttttttgttcagagcggaaataaaagaataaaatactaATAAAATAACCCCGGTGTGACGCGGCGGCCTGCGCGGGCAGCTGCTGCCTGCAGCCGGCACAGAGCCGCCCGCTGCCCGCTGAGTCCGCACCGACTCCGGGGAGGAGCGGAACCAGAGTCGCTTCACTTTCTGtcgttttatctttttttttctgcatgaatccgatttttttcttttaataatcgACACATCTGCAGCGCCGCGTCACATCTGGATCCACACGTGATGAATTAAAGATCAGCTGCTCGTCGCTCCGCTGATTTTTCAATCTGAGAGAAAAcgagctgatgatgatgaagatgatgaagatgatgaagatgatgaaacCGTGAACACTGAACTTGCTTTTTCCCAGACGAACACTCTGATGTCACGGATTGGTTTTACCGCCAAAAGCTAAAGATCATTAAATCAGTttctgaaatgatttttttgtcatcaagaaaaaaaagaaaagtttgaatttaagttttaaaacttttacaatTTAACTttaagcaacaacaacaacaacaacaacaacaacaataataataataataataataatgataataatatctGTGGCGGCAGTGGGAATAAAAGGGTGACATGATGAATATTGATTAAGATTTTGGGGCTGGTAATTAACTGGCCATTCTGCCCgttattattaatgaattaatcaatatcagttattaatgatttaaaacctgcattaattaaatgaatgaacgtgatgaaaacaagaagcaaacctttgagtttttattaaataaaagtgcatTACATTTACCCGCCATGATACACAGCTGCAGGCTTCACTCAactcacacataaataaaaaccgcgcgtgtgtgtgtgtgtgtgtgtgtgtgtttgtgtatgtacagGTGCGTGCGGTGCGTTCAGGTGCTCCTCCTAATTTGAGACTGGTGGGTCAGGAGGCCTTCACGGAGCCGCAGAAGAGGAAaagtttgtggttgtttttagtattttttttagaaatgtcagcgtgaaatagaaaaaaagaaaatcatcaggTCTGAGATCAGTTCTGATCAGTTCTGATCAGTTCTGGGATCAGTTCTGGGATCAGTTCTGACCAGGTCTGGGACCAGGTCTGGGATCAGTGCGTCTGtacaaaacacataaattattcacagcagatattttctATTCTTACAACTCACGGTTCTATTTACAATAAAGTCGCGCCTCCTCCGTGTTTTGGGCCTGAACGGGTCCGTGTCCGGTACCGGagtccccctcctcctccaccgtgcaaaaacacaaggaaacaaaaggaCCGGGGTCTGCAGCGGACCCCCCCAGAGTCTGGCCCCACAGTTACGAGCTGTCGTTCTCGGACgtgtgcagcagcagcgcgGAGCCCGGTTTGtgcttcttcagcagctgtgtgatctTCTCGTCGTCAGAGTTCGGGTCCAGAGGTTTGTTGTAGTCGTCGTCCTCGTCCTCGTTGTCCGACGTCCCCTTCAGCCGCTCCGTCTCCGAGTCCTGCTTCTTCTTGGCCGAGGCCATCTCCGCCGCGTGCTTTTTCCTCCACTTGGTCCGTCTGTTCTGGAACCACACCTGGgtcacaagcacacacaggtCCGGTCAGAGCCACCGAGCAGCtgctctcactcacactcattaTTCTAAACACAATTcattctaataataataataataacaataataacaataataataatcataatatgaATAAGACTTTATTATTTCTGCAGCgaaattcaaacagaaaagtaaaaaatctgctgcagaaaaaataaaaaacagatttaataaataaacctggaGCTGTCACGAGCAGTTTATGATTAAATGAAGCTCGTGCTCAGATGATAGAAAGGCCTCGTGGAGGTTTTtcattaaatgacattttaactgaattaaaagaagaagaaaaaaagtgaatttaatttaaaacatctgcagaaaaagaaagaaaaataaaagcctcagtGTTTCATCCTGGAGTGaaattattgattgatttaatggcaaaataaaaaatatttaactttatttttcactgcagaaaaaacagataaaaataaacatgcatgaagaaaataaactttttctCTGATGAAGCGGATTTTTCCGTTCAGTACTTTAGTATTTGGCGGTTCTCTCACCTTCACCTGGCTCTCCGTCATGCCCAGGGAGTAGGCCAGCCGCGCTCTCTCCGGCCCCGCCAGGTACTTGGTCTGTTCGAAAGTCTTTTCCAGGGCGAAGATCTGCTGTCCGGAGAAGGTGGGCCGGGTGTGTTTCCTCTTCCCGTCTTTGTCCAGTAACACGGAGTTCTGGTCTGAAACagccacaaaataaaagcatcaaacacaaacagctggttttaattaagacatttatttatttattctaataataataattgattttttaattttgctgtgACAGAGTGAAATCTCTCTCTGGATGAAGATGAAACTCACGGGGGGAGCAGGCGAACCGCGCGTCCCTCCAGTGCGGACTCTGCATCACTCCCGGCCAGAAGATCGGCGTCCTCCCCGGCAGGTCCGCCAGGGGCTTCGGGTACCGGGCCACCGCCACCGCCGCGGCGCCGGGGCTGAAGTAAAGTCCGGGAGGCGGCGGGGGGCTGAGGCTGCTGAACCGGGGCAGCCCTGACAGGATCCCCgcggaggaggaggcggcggcggcggcggcggcggccaCTGCCACCGTGGCGCCGGCGGAGGAGGCGGAGGGCCGGCTGAGGATGTCGTTAATCCCGTGCGGGGTGGCGGAGGAGCACTGCTGCGGGGAGCCCAGCCCCGAGGACAGCCCCGTGGAGCTCTTGATCCCCGGGGAGGACACGGCCATGCCGCCCGGGTTGGGAGAGGTGGTGGCCGGTGAGGTAGAGGAGTTGGGGCCGGTGGAGGAGAGCGGGTACGCCGGGTACAGCGGGGTCTTCATCTCGGTCATGCTGTGCAGAGCTGCCAGGGGGGGGGTGCTGAGGAGGAAGGCGCTCTGTCGGGACCCGTCCATCTGACCCACCGCTAACATTACCACCTCTCTGGAGGATCCGGGACGGCTGGACCAGGTCTCTGTGGGGGTCTGGGGCCCTGCGCACCTGACAGAGTCCGGACTAGAACTAAACCAAGACCCGCTCTTCTCTGGACTCACATTCAAAACCCATGTCAGACCCGGTCCGCCACACAAATCCAAATCCTCCACCTAGAACCAAAACCCCCAAAAGAAAAGAGTTCAGGTTCCCGCGCAGACAGTCCCGGGTCCGGATCCACTTCAGAACCAGGACGACAGGAGCCGGTTTCTGAGCCGAGCTGCACAAGTTGAAAGATAATAAAACTGATCATCTATTAGCTGCAAGTCCAAAGTTTGAGAGGAGGAAACGGAGAGGGGGGGTGAGgcaggggtggaggggggacTCTGTCTGGATTGGATGACCTGACAGTGACGTAGGGCCGTCGGGTTTTAGGGGcgcctcctgattggctgagcagTTCGGCTCTGATTTGCTGGATGAGCAAATATCAGGGAGTAAATGAGCGGATATCACTCCGCCTGATATTAAATGGacttttgtagtttttaaaGAAGAACGCGGAAGTGAGAGTCAACAGGTGAGTCGGGGGTTAAACAGGTTCAACAGATAGAAAGGAAAACATCAGCTGATACACTGTgagtttcattattttattaaaatctcatttaaatatttaatgaggcCGGAGGCCCTTTAACTATTACAGTTTTCCCTGAGCTTTCAACCATCACTGCACAGTTTTCTTCAGTTCAGCTGTCACAGGGATGAATCTGTTGGCAGCTTaatatcaaatcattttatCTTGTAGCCAAAttcactgatgaagaccatgagataCGACTGAAAGCAGAAGAGGAAGCTGGTAAGTGGacctttatatatatttatatatttatctatttatttaaacagcagGTTTGATAAAGGCcagttcagtgtttcacagaggatgaaaaactgaataagaaaacagtgagacacaataaaatacatttaaaactataataatatttacaaactaaacatcagaaaatatcTTAAAATTATTGATCATTATTTGTTAGTTATTAggttatattaatatttttatattaataaaataacagagaaatggaataaatgaagattattttatcaaactgtttcatgttgatttaaatgaatttaatttgagGATAATCCTACAGgagtctggggggggggggggcagtgattAACGAGCTTTAAAGGTTTCAGGCCtcaaactgcaaaaataaatacaaaatcttTTTATCACAATTCATATTTCAATCTTTTCAACATTtctaattaaaaggaaaataaatgattcttCACTAATAAACTTATAACAGAACAACAGCATGGCTCTGTCCCTCAATAATAAATATGATCAATATATTATCATCTGTTTTCAGAAATCAtcacatttgtcttttattcttttttactCATCGATAAAACTGTGACTGCAGAGAGTCGTCCTCCCAACCAGCAGGGGGCGTCCTGCTGCAGACAGCAACTCCTCTCTCAGctattttagaaaaaaatgtaaataatacattttaaaaaataataaaaatgaatcgTTCAGAGACACAAAAGCTTTACAGACGACGTGCAGCTcacagaaaacatgtaaatacaacTCAAATCTGGGCGGGGCTTAGTGAgtgcttcgttgtgacatcacaaagttccagaagtcctgacggctggttttaaggctcagtttctgaatacaggctgtgtgcatttctctgtggactgaggctttgatactttcacagtattaatatagaagctagagctgatctataatctataatcacactacacatggacacacacctttacactggaggagctttaatgtttGATGAGTTTCACTGCAAATTaatgttaaaaactaaaaactgtttgtgtttctgtaaaaacacacaaacacaaagaaagtgTAAGTCATcaataatcagctgatcagaggtTGTTTGACTCATGgacaatgttttttatttaaactaatCTTTAAGTTGATTTGTGTCCCTGGATGAAGACACAGTGGGACAGAACAGGTGTGATCAGACTGTGGTGTGAAGGCGCCGCCCTGTGGTCAGTCCCAGAACAACACTGAGCTCAGCTGCTggaaatattcaatattcagcTGCTGGAAAATGAGTTTAACTGAAATATTTGTGAATTAAACTCTTAAAGGTTTTTATCTGAGCTCATCGTTTCATCCCTGATTattgttttcatatattttattgcgtcttttcacttcctgtcagatgtttgagatgttttttatttttactcttcgACTTTTTATTAAACTCAGGTTccttggatttttcttttatcctgttttcctttttattgtaaagcgctttgtgACCTTGTTAAGAAAAGGTCTGTATAAATGattcttttattgtttattattattattaatattgttctttgatgtttgtttttcttgctttgtaATATATTTAGTTCTTGAAAAAACGCTGAACCATGATACAATGAAGAGGACGATTGGTCACGTGACCTACGTGTGTCTCCATCACACCTGTGAACCTGAAGCTGCAGGTGAATCACGTGGTTCACGCTCATTAAACGTCACCGTGAAGTCGCGTCACTCTGCGGTGGTTAAGTTCGTTCACACTTTGTaactttaataaatgtattttatcaaTAAAGTTATTAATATGTAGTTTGATGACGTGTTTCTACCTTTCCTTTGTGACTgtgatgaaaactgtttttaaaggagCAGAGACGCGTCACTTCAAACCAGCTGTTGCTCTTTAAATCAGACACGAGGCTTTAATGTGTGACGTCATGTTTCATGTGTTCACGCTTTCATCCAAGAGACTGTTGTAGTTCATCAGGAGAATGATCAGCTTCTGCAGAACATCACTGTGGGTTAATATTTATCAGTTCTCTCTTTAGttgtttcaaaatgtattttatcacttttttcttttcatttcattatcaatttattctattaattatagtattttattatattgatATTGACCTTTTCTTTGATAATGTAAATCCACTAAATGATTGTAATTGTGCTTCAGCAATAAAACCTGTTGAATGAATCACGTGACTGAAgacaagcagctgcagaaacatcAGGAGATTAAACAGCTGATTAAAGTCAGAGACTCTGAAGTAAATTCATTAAACTGAAGATAAATCCAGTCGAACCTGTTTTATATGATGAGCTGAAACTTTCATCAGTGTTTGAGGTTCGGTCAGATGACGACGTCGTCAGTCACGTCACTTCCTGTTGACGGTCCGGTGGTTTGTTTATGGttatgactgaaataaggtttGTAGTTAACGacacattttattctacaacatcAGTAAAAACTCGAGCTGATTTCTTGAAGTGTTTACGTCTCGAGACGCTGACGGGCGACGCTCAGattcacagctgattcagcagCTCAGGGGAAATTAATCTAGACAAGATTCAACGAGTGTAGAGGATTTAAATCTGGACTTGTTCTagatgcaggaaaaaaaaaaaaaaaaaaaaaaaaaccccctgtgaattttccttttttccattttcacaaagaataaaaaagtcTCAGGGATCAGAACTGTGTTTTACAGAGATGTTAACCTCTCTGGGATCATGTCGCCCTGATGTCACGAGTGTGAGCGTTGTGGTTTTCAGGAAACGTCTGGagttcttcatcatcatcatcatcatcaacaacaaagaCCCAGAGACCTGAGTGACAACAAGTTCTGTTTATTAATATCTTTACTCCCGCGCCATCAGCTTCTgcttcttcagcttcttctgtgaaacctgcagagacaaagtCAGAGTCATTAAGCTGtcaccaggtgtgtgtgtacaggtgaaGCTGCACAGGTGAAGCTGCTCAGAGTTCAAACAGGTTGTTTTCATGGGTAATCCAAAGGTGTCCTAAGAAGTCATCAGTGCAGCCAGCAGAAGCAGACAGGTGAGTCGGTGCGTTCAGACACAGACGGATCATCACGCCCGGCATCACTTCAACATCACACCTCAACTCAAGCTTCTTTCTGTGTCAGACTCTCCAGGTAACGTGTCTATGGACATCAGGTCAGACTGAACTGAATCCAGATGTTCGTCTCTAAAAACATCTGCTTCTTGAAAGTAAAGTGTTAAGTCTCATGGAAGAAACAATTTCACAACGGCTGCAGGGAAAGACTTtactttgttgtgtgtgtgtgtttatatatatatatatatatatataaaaaataatgtttaagtAGAAGAATGTAACGATGAACTGATCTGACAgctgtatatatattttctattacATGAAGGTTGTGTAGCCCGTCGTTAATGATCCTGTTTGAGCCTCGCTGTTCGTGTTCTTGCGCTTCCTGTTTCTGCAGCGTTCAATAAA
Proteins encoded in this window:
- the nkx6.1 gene encoding homeobox protein Nkx-6.1 — encoded protein: MLAVGQMDGSRQSAFLLSTPPLAALHSMTEMKTPLYPAYPLSSTGPNSSTSPATTSPNPGGMAVSSPGIKSSTGLSSGLGSPQQCSSATPHGINDILSRPSASSAGATVAVAAAAAAAASSSAGILSGLPRFSSLSPPPPPGLYFSPGAAAVAVARYPKPLADLPGRTPIFWPGVMQSPHWRDARFACSPHQNSVLLDKDGKRKHTRPTFSGQQIFALEKTFEQTKYLAGPERARLAYSLGMTESQVKVWFQNRRTKWRKKHAAEMASAKKKQDSETERLKGTSDNEDEDDDYNKPLDPNSDDEKITQLLKKHKPGSALLLHTSENDSS